A part of Paenibacillus sp. 481 genomic DNA contains:
- a CDS encoding ABC transporter permease, translating to MQKYILRRVLQAIPLLWFISVVSFGLIKMAPGDPVKSFVTPDMSPEDVERIRQSLGLDQSIVVQYWNWLVNVLSGDWGYSLTSHRPVSTLILERIPATVGLMGAALFLSLIIAVPLSMYAASRRNRFVDRSLNFVSYIGISIPSFWFAIMLIYVFSLKLNWLPSMGMRTIGVESVWDLLKHGILPCTVLMLMNVSVYVRYVRSQTISQLEEDYVQIQYAYGATRGSVLRRHVFKNVLLPVITILGMSFPELIAGAFITESVFSWPGMGSLGISAVFALDYPVIMGITMISSVMLVLGNLIADLLYGIVDPRIKTMG from the coding sequence GTGCAGAAATACATCTTGCGACGAGTTCTACAGGCGATACCACTTTTGTGGTTTATTTCGGTCGTATCATTTGGACTTATCAAGATGGCTCCCGGCGATCCGGTGAAATCATTTGTAACACCCGATATGAGTCCAGAGGACGTAGAGCGTATTCGTCAAAGTTTAGGCTTAGATCAGTCGATTGTTGTGCAATATTGGAATTGGCTTGTAAATGTATTGTCAGGCGATTGGGGCTACTCCTTAACGAGCCACCGTCCGGTATCAACGCTTATTTTAGAGCGTATTCCGGCAACGGTGGGCCTAATGGGGGCAGCTCTCTTTTTGTCGCTCATTATTGCGGTCCCATTAAGTATGTATGCGGCATCTCGTAGAAATCGCTTCGTTGATCGCTCGTTAAATTTCGTGTCCTATATCGGGATTTCCATTCCGAGCTTCTGGTTCGCGATTATGCTTATATATGTGTTCTCGTTGAAGCTGAATTGGCTGCCGAGTATGGGGATGCGGACGATTGGCGTGGAATCGGTATGGGATTTATTGAAGCATGGCATTTTGCCTTGCACGGTGCTTATGTTGATGAACGTATCCGTGTATGTACGGTATGTTCGTTCGCAGACGATTAGTCAGCTCGAAGAGGATTATGTACAAATTCAGTACGCGTACGGGGCAACCAGAGGTTCAGTACTGAGAAGGCATGTGTTTAAAAATGTGCTGCTTCCGGTCATTACGATTCTTGGTATGTCATTTCCAGAGCTTATCGCGGGCGCCTTCATTACCGAGTCGGTATTTTCGTGGCCGGGAATGGGTTCGCTCGGCATTTCAGCGGTATTCGCGCTTGACTACCCTGTCATTATGGGAATTACGATGATTTCATCGGTCATGCTTGTACTCGGTAATTTAATTGCCGATCTCTTGTATGGCATAGTCGATCCGCGAATTAAAACGATGGGGTGA
- a CDS encoding ABC transporter permease encodes MLSLKWRHVTEQLREQKAGILAIIVLAIFALAAIFAFLSPHDPNKMIITERLQSPSWTHWFGTDDHGRDYLARALYGGRVSLSVGFLSMMIAVVIGTAVGTISGYFGGWIDNVLMRIVDVLMSIPSFFLMLILNAYLKPGIMTIVLIIGMLSWMSIARLVRAETLSVKEREYVLYARVSGQSKAKIILQHIVPSIMPTIIVAATINIASAILMESSLSFLGLGIQQPDSSWGSMLNNAQGYIGEAPYMALFPGMFILLTVLSFNLLGDVFRIAFEPKSNRR; translated from the coding sequence ATGTTGAGCTTGAAATGGCGTCACGTAACCGAACAGTTGCGAGAACAAAAAGCGGGGATCTTGGCCATTATCGTGCTAGCGATCTTCGCACTTGCAGCGATATTTGCGTTCTTATCTCCGCATGATCCGAACAAAATGATCATTACCGAGCGATTGCAGTCGCCGAGTTGGACCCATTGGTTCGGCACGGATGATCATGGGCGAGATTATTTAGCGCGGGCGCTGTATGGCGGCCGTGTTTCGTTAAGTGTTGGATTTTTGTCGATGATGATTGCAGTCGTCATTGGAACGGCAGTTGGTACAATAAGCGGCTACTTTGGCGGTTGGATCGATAATGTGCTTATGCGTATTGTCGATGTGCTGATGTCGATTCCGTCGTTCTTTTTGATGCTTATATTAAATGCGTATTTAAAGCCAGGAATTATGACGATTGTACTCATTATAGGGATGCTGAGCTGGATGAGCATTGCTCGTCTTGTCAGGGCGGAGACATTGTCCGTCAAAGAAAGAGAGTATGTGCTGTATGCTCGCGTATCGGGTCAGAGTAAAGCTAAAATTATTTTGCAGCACATTGTGCCTAGTATTATGCCGACGATCATTGTCGCGGCTACGATTAATATCGCGTCTGCTATCTTGATGGAATCGTCGTTAAGTTTTCTTGGATTAGGCATCCAGCAGCCAGATTCGTCTTGGGGGAGCATGTTGAATAATGCGCAAGGCTATATTGGCGAAGCGCCATATATGGCGCTGTTCCCGGGAATGTTCATCTTGCTGACGGTGCTGTCGTTCAATTTGTTAGGGGACGTGTTTCGCATTGCCTTTGAGCCAAAGTCAAACCGAAGATAG
- a CDS encoding ABC transporter ATP-binding protein — MTELLSVQQLKTSFMTRAGEVQSVRGISFTVQEGEVIGIVGESGSGKSVTVKSLLGLIQAPGRIKEGKVLFRGEDVLAMSDARLRQIRGNRIAMISQDPMTALNPVVRVGAQIVEVLRRHRKLSRAEARSKAIELLRQVGIPSPEQRIDQYPHEFSGGMRQRVMIAMALSCEPELLIADEPTTALDVTIQAQILGLMKQLRDTTRTSILLITHDLGVVAQVCTRVVVMYGGLVMEEGTVDDIFERPRHPYTQGLLRSIPRVTEGKRERLATIDGTPPNLLHPPAGCPFMERCEHAVERCKEMPSYASFADSEQRALCWFPHLKSHAGSEDAS, encoded by the coding sequence ATGACGGAATTATTGTCAGTTCAGCAATTAAAAACGTCATTTATGACGCGTGCAGGTGAAGTGCAATCTGTACGAGGAATCAGCTTTACGGTGCAAGAAGGGGAAGTCATCGGTATCGTGGGTGAGTCCGGCAGCGGCAAAAGTGTAACCGTAAAATCGTTGCTTGGGCTTATTCAAGCACCAGGCCGCATCAAGGAGGGCAAAGTGCTGTTCCGGGGTGAGGATGTGCTGGCGATGTCGGATGCTCGTTTGCGACAAATACGCGGCAATCGGATTGCGATGATCTCACAAGACCCGATGACGGCGCTTAATCCGGTTGTGCGCGTCGGGGCGCAGATCGTGGAGGTGCTACGGCGTCATCGCAAGTTGAGCCGTGCCGAGGCACGCAGCAAGGCGATTGAGCTGCTGCGACAAGTCGGCATCCCGTCGCCTGAGCAGCGGATTGATCAGTATCCGCATGAGTTTAGTGGCGGGATGCGTCAGCGCGTGATGATCGCGATGGCGTTGTCGTGCGAGCCGGAGTTGCTCATTGCTGATGAGCCAACGACGGCACTAGATGTGACGATTCAAGCGCAAATTCTGGGCTTGATGAAGCAGTTACGCGATACGACGCGTACTTCTATTTTGCTTATTACGCATGATTTGGGCGTAGTGGCGCAAGTGTGTACGCGCGTGGTTGTGATGTATGGTGGACTCGTGATGGAGGAAGGGACGGTCGACGATATTTTTGAGCGACCGCGTCATCCTTACACGCAAGGCTTGCTGCGTTCTATTCCGCGTGTGACGGAGGGGAAGCGAGAGCGATTGGCTACGATTGACGGCACGCCGCCGAACTTGCTGCATCCGCCTGCAGGCTGCCCGTTTATGGAGCGGTGCGAGCATGCGGTTGAACGTTGCAAGGAGATGCCTTCGTATGCATCGTTCGCGGATTCAGAGCAGCGAGCGCTCTGCTGGTTCCCACATCTTAAGTCGCACGCTGGATCGGAGGATGCATCATGA